In Mucilaginibacter sp. KACC 22063, the genomic stretch AGGCGAAGTTGTAGAAGATGCAATAACCACCACTACCCATATCAGCTATTTAGATATACCCGTTAATATTGCAAAAAAGTTTAAACTAACAGGGCTTGGCATTTTATATGCGGGTGCTGGCGGTTATTATGCCAACGCTTTAAAGGGGCATTATGACTATCAAACGCCCAATAGCACGTCTTCCGAGAAATTAGAATTCGGAAACCAAAATTTTTTGCAACGAACAGACCTTGGCGTAAACTTTACCACAGGTTTAGAGATTGATAATGGCCTGCTTTTCGATTTGAGATATGCATTAGGATTAAAAAACTTAGCCACTCAGCCATTAAAAGATACAGGTACCAGCACTATACATAACCGCTTTTTTTGTGTAAGCATAGGTTATGTTTTTAAATAACATCTATGAAAAAGCTATTGATAATCAGGCATGCTAAAGCAGCACATGAGACCGAAAGCGGCGATTTTGCAAGGCCTTTGAAACACTCGGGTGAAAAAGACGCGAAACACCTGGCCAAAAAGCTGGAAAAGAAAGAAATTGTACCTGATAAAATATACTCAAGTGATGCCTTAAGGGCTAAAACAACTGCCGAAATTATTGCTGACAAACTTGAACTTGCTGCTCCGGAACTGATCCATGACGTTTATGAAGCATCGCAGGAAACCCTTGCCCGCATTGTAAGCAACTTTCCGGATGGTTACAACTTTTTAGCACTTGCAGGGCACAATCCCGGCTTAAGCTACCTGTTGACCTATTTAACAGGACAGTACTGCAATCTTGATACCAGCGGTGCTGCGCTGATTGAGCTTGATATTCACAGCTGGCAAATGGCCGCTTCCGATACAGGCAAGCTTAGCTGGTATTACGAGGCGGAAGATTAATTAAGCGCATAGGTTTTACCAGGCATTGAGCGTATAAAGCCCTGCATTTCAAGATTGAGCAGATTCATGGTAAGCTGGCTTACAGGCATACCTACTTTCAAGGTCAGCTCGTCAATAGCAATACCGGCATCTGACCGTAAAATTTCCATTATTTGCCGCTCTTCGCTGCTTAAATCCATAGCTAATGATAACTGGCTTGGTTTTGCCACTGCTGCATCAGGCTTATCCCAGCCCATTAAATAGGCAACATCTGCCGCACAAGTAAGCAGGCTGGCCTTATGGTTGCGGATCAGAAAATTACAACCTTCAGAAAACTCATCATTTATGCGACCTGGAAACGCAAATACGTCACGATTATAAGAGTTAGCTATTTCTGCTGTAATGAGCGTACCGCTCTTTATATTGGCCTCTATTACAATGGTAGCATCGGCAATACCGGCTACTATCCTATTCCTCGAAGGAAAATTCTCCCTATCTGGTATCACACCT encodes the following:
- a CDS encoding porin family protein: MKHIFFLLLTFLTVNAYAQKFGYSFKIGGGIASQTTNNKDVINTNSIRTFNIGGIVKYYLPRNWMLQGSINWSNKGGEVVEDAITTTTHISYLDIPVNIAKKFKLTGLGILYAGAGGYYANALKGHYDYQTPNSTSSEKLEFGNQNFLQRTDLGVNFTTGLEIDNGLLFDLRYALGLKNLATQPLKDTGTSTIHNRFFCVSIGYVFK
- a CDS encoding SixA phosphatase family protein, translating into MKKLLIIRHAKAAHETESGDFARPLKHSGEKDAKHLAKKLEKKEIVPDKIYSSDALRAKTTAEIIADKLELAAPELIHDVYEASQETLARIVSNFPDGYNFLALAGHNPGLSYLLTYLTGQYCNLDTSGAALIELDIHSWQMAASDTGKLSWYYEAED